A segment of the Lolium perenne isolate Kyuss_39 chromosome 3, Kyuss_2.0, whole genome shotgun sequence genome:
CATGACATATGTTTCTTATGCTATACTTGTTACCACAGAGCAGGACATATGGTAAAAGTATATGTTTcctatcaagcaattgatcattataTTGGGTGTCATGTTTGAAGTGTTACTAGGTCACACTATCAATACTGATCACTTCTAGTCATATTCTAGGAAAAGCTTTTTTTAATACTTGCCTATCACACTATTATGTACTACATCTTGTCCACAACACTGTCCTTACAGAATGCTCAACACTTTCCAGAACGAATGTTTCTCAGAGTGTTGATAAAACATTTCTACTTTCTCGAGCTGAGTGGGAAATTGTTCAGAGAGCTGAATATGATATTCAGGTTTGCTTCTCTCTTCTGTCCAGACTGACTATTTCATCCTTTACATTATCTGTCCACAACGACAAATAAACTTTAATAGTGACATATGGAACTTTTTAGAGTAATGCTACTTTACATTATCATGAATTTACTGATCCATTCCTGATGGCTTCTCATATTGTCACTCCTTCAAGTGTACCAGATTGCAGATTTTGCGATCTTTAACCTCTTACCTAGTGCTTTCTCTATGTTATGAATAAATGCATTGTTTGGATATCTTTGCACAAGGATAAGCTTCTCCGAATCTCTATGTAGGCCTAGGCTACTGGAGCATTATATTCTTTGTATAGGGTTAGACATCTTAGTTGGGTGGTTTCCAAAGACAGTTCACTAGTATTTTTTTGTCCTGACAAGAGCATGCTTATTTGCAGGTTTGGTGTATGCTTCTAAATGACAAGGTTCAGTTCAGGATGCACTGGCCTCAGCATGCAGAATTACAAGTGAATGGTATAGCTTTTTCCTTTCAGCTTTATTAGTACAGTTCAGATCTCGGACATGATTGATCTTCTTTCAGctttattactccctccgatccaaaaaAAAGAGTCCTTTTTTTAACCTTAGTGGAATTTaaccggacctgttcattttgggAGGTGGTCATTTTGGAAATCAGTCCTCTAGTTTCTGTCAATACTCGATCATGGCCCCATCACTCTCCTCGTCTCTTCCCAACCCGATGAAACTGTCCCCATCGCTCACTCCGCCGTTCGCCCCGCTCGCCTCGCTGGCGCCGGCCGCGCGCCGCCCCGCCTGCAAGTCCCCTCCACGACCTCGTCCGCGCCGAGCTCTGCCTCTTCTCGCCGCGCCCGCACCAGTTCCTTTCGGCCCCATCGTGTGCACGCACGCGACGGCCATGCTGCTCGTCCTTGTCCCTTCCTCTACTCCGCGATGTGTGCATCCCTGTCGCTCCAAGCTCCGCCTCCAATGACCCCCAGCCCCCCGCTCGAGTGCGTCGTCGACGTCCTCGTCCgaacgtccgcgcgcgccccatcgTGCATCTCCCGCGCGTGGACAGCCTTGGTCTGTATCGCAGCAGTTGGTCAACGCAGCAGAGCCCTCTCCTTTCGACGGGGACGGTTCCATACTTGGACCTGCTGGACGAGCTGGATGGCCTGGAGCTCCTCCTCCGACGACCTGGAGCTCCTACTCCGATGACCTGGATGGGCCGGAATCGAGAGGCAGGATCGGCGACTGAGCGGGTGATTCAGATCTGAGGGGGTTTTCGTCAGTTTTAAACTACTGCAAAGATTTTAAAATGATATTGTACTAATGGTTCCGTCACTTATttcggaccggagggagtagtacaGTTCAGATCTCAAACATGATTGATCTTATGATCTAGGAGGTCCTATTTTGTGTGCCCAATGTTTGAGCTATTTTTGTATAATGTAAGTGGAGTTTGTTGCACGGTACCTTTAGAAAGCTCCTCTTTAGTTACATTGTATTAAGTAGCGAGTTTATCAAAACTCAGTTAGTTTCTTTTCATTTATATACTTTATACAGAGATTACAGTGAGCTTTTCTTGATTTTAGTATGCATTGATTTTTGATAAATTCTTTCAATGAGCGAGGCATGAAAGATGTATTGGTTTCATGTGTTTCTTCAGGTATACCTGTACGAGTAGTTCTCAGACCTAACTCTCAGTTACTAGGGATTAATGGACGGGATGATGGTCCAGTGGTGAGTTCACTCTTATTGCATTGCTAGTGTATCTTAATCGACAGAGCTGCAtgtttttttcgagaaaacggcAAAAAGACCcttgcgtttcatttcattgaaaagggTTTCATTTGCCTTAAGTCATATAGTAGTTATCAGTTGCCTTACTTGGCAATTCAATTTTCTTATAATTTATTCCTTGTAAACAAAATAAGCCTGAACAATGCCATGAGTTTTCTTCTCATATGTACCACAACTAGCTTTCAGCTTTTATCCCTCCATCTCATTTCACATATTCCCGTGTTCAGGACATCTATGTTTCTGCACTGTTTTGCAGATAACAACCTTTTGCCAAGAAGGACAGAACAAAATACTTCTAACATGTGTTGATGCTCGGCCATTTTGTATTGGGATCAGAATCGCCAGGAAGAGGACAGTTGAGCAGGTTTTTGCCTGTTACATTCCTTAGCTGTTGAAGTGAATTCTGGCTTGCTGATGTTTGAATTGTTATTTCTGTTTGGATTGGGTTCCAATCCACAAAAGAACAATTTCTCAGTGGATGGTTGTGCTCACAATAACTGAAACTTTAATATTGCCCTAAAAGTTGCTAGATCAAATAAATAAATCAGATAATTTTTGTAAGCTCGGTGGCCAATTTTTTACTTCCTTTTATGTACTCTTACTATCAGTTATTGTGTTTCTTAGAATTGCAATAGCACACCCACGTCAATTTTGAATGCCTGTTTTAAATACTACTAAAGTATTGTTTGTGGGAAAATAAACACTGTATGCATGACTGCAACATTACCTTTTCAGGTTCTAAACTTGGTGCCGAAGGAAGCTGATGGCGAATCTTTTGAAGAGGCTCTCGCTCGTGTTTGCCGCTGTCTCAGAGGTGGAAATACTACAGATGATGCTGATAGCGACAGCGATTTGGAAGTGGTCGCTGATTTCTTTCCAGTCAGCCTGCGTTGTCCTGTGAGCCTTCGTATACATATTTTCATTTCCTATGTATgaggtgccttttttattttacatTTTTCAAAAATCCAAATTCAAGCTGTATTCCTTTTGTTAAGAATTAGAGAATCGGTCCCAACTGAGTGGTCATATAGCTGTATTTGGCTGCCATGTGTCCTTATGTACAAACTAAGTTTTTCCAGTGCTTCACAAAATTCTGATATGCAAGCTTCCACATGTTGCAGAATAGTGGATCCCGGATAAGGACAGCAGGAAGGTTCAAGCCTTGTGTCCACATGGGCTCTTTCGATCTGCAAACTTTTGTGGAACTGAATCAACGGTCACGGAAGGTAAGATTTTGTTCTTCCATATGTATGAAAAACTGGGATCCCCACATGGTGGACATCGGATACTCTTCCCTGTTTTGTGTCTGCTAAAATCCCTGTTCGAGAAGAAAATCTTGGCATGGAAGAGTAATAAATAAGGCTCCAAGTAAATTGTAAGAGCGTTAATTAAATAGGGTTTGATGCGGCCATTTTCATTCATGCCTTATTCATGTGCTAGAGGCTAGACTATCATCTATTTGCCAATTTTTGCTTGTGGGTTTAAATGAACATGTTCAACTTATTCTTTTAATGTGGCCCTATTTTGATGGACTTAATTGATTTTATGCAGTGGCAATGTCCAACATGTCTAAAGAATTATTCTATTGAGAGCATGATCATTGATCGGTATTTCAATCGGATCACTTCACTGGTAGGTTTAAATAGTTCTATTCATTTCTGTGTATTGTCAGCACTTTTCTATTTTTCTTAGTGTTACTTTGATGCAGGTTCAGAATTGTAGTGAGGATGTTACTGATATAGATGTGAAGCCTGATGGCTCTTGGCGTGTAAAGGGTGTTGTTGAAGATACAAAATTGTCCCAGTGGCACCTGCCTGACGGTTCCCTTTGCAACCTGAAACAAGATACTAAACCTGTTGCTGGGGATGCAAACCAGTTTAAGAAAGGTGCTAGTTATGATGGGTCTGAAAGTTCAAAAATTGGCAGCAAGGGATATCTTGATCTTAATGGTTTGTGGGAAATTAGTAAAGGTGATGACATAAAGCCCTCGATCCCTATGAGCAGTAGCCATACTGGGATTTGCAGGGATGGGGAATACCAAAGTGTGAGCGAGTGCAGCACACACTTTGGTCTATCTTCAATTAATGGACATGATTTAGATGGTTTTCCTGACAAGTTTGGTCCGTTGTACAGAGATGATGTGAGACCACAGGAACAGCTTATGGATGCAGATGTTATTGTTCTTAGTGACTCCGATGAGGAAAATGTTGCGACTGCGTCTCCACCAGCTGCCTATAACGATGGCGGTGGTTTGGGTTTTACACTAGGAGTTGCTGAAAATTACCAGGAGGGTGGTGCTGTTGGGGGTAGTGGCCTTGGTTTGTTCAACCACAACAGTGATATTTTTGACATAAATTCCTGGTCCCAACCGGAGCAAGGATTCCATTTATTTGGAGCTGATACTTTAGTTGATTCACGTAATTCATCTGATGCAGCACCAAATGCTTATACCCTTGACTGCAATGCTGGCTCTAGTGATACTTCTATGGTTCAAGATCTTTCTACTTATCGTGCCCGCACCATAAGCTTTGTTGATAACCTTTTGCCTTTTGAGGATGATGATTCTTCTTTGCGGATTTTTCTTCCTAGTCAACCATCTAGTGTTCCCCTTCAGGAAGTACGGAATGAGCGCGATAACATGTCAAATGGGGTCCAGCCTGATGATTGGATATCTCTTACACTTGCAGCAGGTGGAGGTGGTACTGAACAGTCTGAGCCAGCAGTTACGGTGAACCCACAACCGCAGATTCCAGTGAAGGAGAGAAGCGTGGAACCATCGAGTGATGCTGGTACGTCTCTGTCTTATGAGTTCAGTTTTGTCCTTTTTGTAACTTTGATTATTCTGGAAATTGTTTCTGCTCATCCATTTTCCTGGTTGATTAGATTCGCCAACAAACTTCCCTTAACGAAAACTTTGCCAACAAACTGATTACGCTATGCGCGAGTGATTAGTTCTTTTGGTATTGAccatctttttttttcttcttttccttcttttttAGCAGCAAGTTCGTTTCTCAGCTTGAATGATGATGATCCAAGGGCTGCAAGTATATTTTGTCATCCACGGCAGCCCCGGTCTGTTAGGCCTCGACTGCGGTTATCAATTCCCACTGATTCTGAGTAGTTATGCCTGTTACTTTGGATAGCTGACATGTACTTCTGGCCAATGTA
Coding sequences within it:
- the LOC127346109 gene encoding E3 SUMO-protein ligase SIZ1 isoform X2, whose product is MGDLASTCKDKLAYFRIKELKDVLIHLALPKHGKKQDLVDRILTLVSDDQGQWHFGRGKKNVPSKETVAGVVDDIYRKMQVHGPPDLFPQRQVAPDFSFLKHQKEQEQPCHLGANNSRCVCGQTFLLGNLVKCEDCQGQQHVDCVQIPEKPTGRPEVPAHFYCQLCRLKRADPYWVTTGNPLPPMRLMFSNVANDGTNVSQSVDKTFLLSRAEWEIVQRAEYDIQVWCMLLNDKVQFRMHWPQHAELQVNGIPVRVVLRPNSQLLGINGRDDGPVITTFCQEGQNKILLTCVDARPFCIGIRIARKRTVEQVLNLVPKEADGESFEEALARVCRCLRGGNTTDDADSDSDLEVVADFFPVSLRCPNSGSRIRTAGRFKPCVHMGSFDLQTFVELNQRSRKWQCPTCLKNYSIESMIIDRYFNRITSLVQNCSEDVTDIDVKPDGSWRVKGVVEDTKLSQWHLPDGSLCNLKQDTKPVAGDANQFKKGASYDGSESSKIGSKGYLDLNGLWEISKGDDIKPSIPMSSSHTGICRDGEYQSVSECSTHFGLSSINGHDLDGFPDKFGPLYRDDVRPQEQLMDADVIVLSDSDEENVATASPPAAYNDGGGLGFTLGVAENYQEGGAVGGSGLGLFNHNSDIFDINSWSQPEQGFHLFGADTLVDSRNSSDAAPNAYTLDCNAGSSDTSMVQDLSTYRARTISFVDNLLPFEDDDSSLRIFLPSQPSSVPLQEVRNERDNMSNGVQPDDWISLTLAAGGGGTEQSEPAVTVNPQPQIPVKERSVEPSSDAASSFLSLNDDDPRAASIFCHPRQPRSVRPRLRLSIPTDSE
- the LOC127346109 gene encoding E3 SUMO-protein ligase SIZ1 isoform X1; its protein translation is MGDLASTCKDKLAYFRIKELKDVLIHLALPKHGKKQDLVDRILTLVSDDQGQWHFGRGKKNVPSKETVAGVVDDIYRKMQVHGPPDLFPQRQVAPDFSFLKHQKEQEQPCHLGANNSRCVCGQTFLLGNLVKCEDCQGQQHVDCVQIPEKPTGRPEVPAHFYCQLCRLKRADPYWVTTGNPLPPMRLMFSNVANDGTNVSQSVDKTFLLSRAEWEIVQRAEYDIQVWCMLLNDKVQFRMHWPQHAELQVNGIPVRVVLRPNSQLLGINGRDDGPVITTFCQEGQNKILLTCVDARPFCIGIRIARKRTVEQVLNLVPKEADGESFEEALARVCRCLRGGNTTDDADSDSDLEVVADFFPVSLRCPNSGSRIRTAGRFKPCVHMGSFDLQTFVELNQRSRKWQCPTCLKNYSIESMIIDRYFNRITSLVQNCSEDVTDIDVKPDGSWRVKGVVEDTKLSQWHLPDGSLCNLKQDTKPVAGDANQFKKGASYDGSESSKIGSKGYLDLNGLWEISKGDDIKPSIPMSSSHTGICRDGEYQSVSECSTHFGLSSINGHDLDGFPDKFGPLYRDDVRPQEQLMDADVIVLSDSDEENVATASPPAAYNDGGGLGFTLGVAENYQEGGAVGGSGLGLFNHNSDIFDINSWSQPEQGFHLFGADTLVDSRNSSDAAPNAYTLDCNAGSSDTSMVQDLSTYRARTISFVDNLLPFEDDDSSLRIFLPSQPSSVPLQEVRNERDNMSNGVQPDDWISLTLAAGGGGTEQSEPAVTVNPQPQIPVKERSVEPSSDAAASSFLSLNDDDPRAASIFCHPRQPRSVRPRLRLSIPTDSE